Proteins co-encoded in one Prescottella sp. R16 genomic window:
- a CDS encoding acyl-CoA thioesterase II, with the protein MTQTVTSTHPFDDAVELAAEAAAPGMFRGHTSAAYANMVGPFGGITAATLLRAVLRHPERLGDPLSLTVNFAGPIADGEFEVVARPTRTNRSTQHWSIELTQDGVVATTATAVFGIRRDTWSSTEIGAPTAPPATDVAATEFPDFIAWARNYELRFVEGAVPDPDSGEQDTSTSTLWVRDTPPRPLDFPSLTALCDVFYPRAFLRLGRYLPAGTVSLTVYFHADAALLAAQADDAVLATARAQRFGGGYFDQSGEIWGTGGVLLATTHQLVYFKA; encoded by the coding sequence GTGACCCAGACCGTCACTTCCACACATCCGTTCGACGACGCCGTCGAACTCGCCGCCGAGGCCGCCGCACCCGGCATGTTCCGGGGCCACACCTCGGCCGCCTACGCGAACATGGTGGGCCCGTTCGGCGGCATCACCGCCGCCACTCTGCTGCGGGCGGTGCTGCGACATCCGGAACGGCTCGGTGATCCGCTGTCGCTGACGGTCAACTTCGCCGGGCCGATCGCCGACGGCGAATTCGAGGTCGTCGCGCGGCCCACCCGCACCAACCGGTCGACGCAGCACTGGAGCATCGAACTGACCCAGGACGGTGTCGTCGCCACCACCGCCACCGCAGTGTTCGGCATTCGACGCGACACCTGGTCGTCCACCGAGATCGGCGCCCCCACCGCCCCGCCGGCCACCGACGTCGCCGCCACCGAGTTCCCCGACTTCATCGCCTGGGCCCGCAACTACGAGCTGCGGTTCGTCGAGGGCGCCGTGCCCGACCCGGACTCCGGTGAACAGGACACGTCGACCAGCACGCTGTGGGTGCGCGACACCCCACCGCGACCGCTGGACTTCCCGTCCCTGACCGCACTGTGCGACGTCTTCTATCCGCGCGCCTTCCTGCGGCTGGGCCGCTACCTGCCGGCCGGGACCGTGTCGCTCACCGTGTACTTCCACGCCGACGCGGCCCTGCTCGCGGCCCAGGCCGACGACGCCGTCCTCGCCACCGCCCGCGCGCAGCGGTTCGGCGGCGGCTACTTCGACCAGTCCGGGGAGATCTGGGGCACCGGCGGCGTCCTGCTCGCCACGACGCACCAGCTGGTGTACTTCAAGGCCTGA
- a CDS encoding MFS transporter, whose product MVTGEAGIGQAATRRQVAAWGLWDWGGAAFNAVVLTFVFSVYLTDAVGDDLPGSISASTWLGWSLGIAGFFIAVLAPVSGQRFDATGRRKRSLAVLTFLTVAAMAGMFFVVDDYHYLWLGLVLLGFASVIFELAAVPYNAMLRQVSTPETIGRVSGFGWAMGYFGGIALLLICYLGFIAGDGDTRGLLGVTTDGGLNIRLVALLAATWLAVFAIPVLVAVPEAPRTAADPGAAKAGFLDSYRVLWRDVRDLWNQDRRTVGFLVASALFRDGLAGVFTFGAVLAVTVYGLAADDVLLFGIAANVVAALGAIVAGRFDDRAGPKTVIVVSLTSMLIVGVALLAVSGPTMFWIFGLLLCLFVGPAQSSSRTFLARLTPPGREGQLFGLYATTGRAVSFLAPTLFGFFAWWFGADRAGIVGLLVVLAGGLAALLAVRAPDTEPAVGPNVTSVQSD is encoded by the coding sequence ATGGTCACCGGAGAGGCGGGAATCGGGCAGGCGGCGACGCGTCGTCAGGTCGCGGCATGGGGGCTGTGGGACTGGGGCGGCGCCGCCTTCAACGCCGTCGTCCTCACCTTCGTGTTCTCGGTCTACCTGACCGACGCCGTCGGCGACGACCTGCCCGGCTCGATCTCGGCGAGCACGTGGCTCGGCTGGTCCCTCGGCATCGCCGGGTTCTTCATCGCGGTCCTCGCCCCCGTGAGCGGGCAACGATTCGACGCCACCGGCCGGCGCAAACGCTCCCTCGCGGTCCTCACGTTCCTCACCGTCGCCGCCATGGCCGGCATGTTCTTCGTCGTCGACGACTACCACTATCTGTGGCTCGGACTGGTGCTGCTCGGTTTCGCGTCGGTGATCTTCGAACTCGCCGCCGTCCCCTACAACGCGATGCTGCGACAGGTGTCGACCCCGGAGACCATCGGACGCGTGTCCGGGTTCGGCTGGGCCATGGGCTATTTCGGCGGTATCGCGCTGCTGCTGATCTGCTATCTCGGGTTCATCGCCGGTGACGGCGACACCCGCGGACTGCTCGGTGTCACCACCGACGGAGGCCTGAACATCCGCCTGGTCGCACTGCTCGCGGCGACATGGCTCGCGGTGTTCGCGATCCCCGTCCTCGTCGCCGTCCCCGAGGCCCCGCGCACCGCAGCCGATCCGGGCGCCGCGAAAGCCGGATTCCTCGACTCCTACCGGGTGTTGTGGCGCGACGTCCGCGACCTGTGGAACCAGGACCGGCGCACCGTCGGCTTCCTCGTCGCCAGCGCCCTGTTCCGCGACGGACTCGCCGGGGTGTTCACCTTCGGGGCCGTCCTCGCCGTCACCGTCTACGGACTCGCCGCCGACGACGTCCTCCTGTTCGGCATCGCCGCCAACGTCGTCGCCGCGCTCGGCGCCATCGTCGCCGGACGCTTCGACGACCGTGCCGGCCCCAAAACCGTCATCGTGGTGTCGCTGACGTCCATGCTGATCGTCGGGGTGGCCCTGCTCGCCGTGTCCGGCCCCACCATGTTCTGGATCTTCGGACTGCTGCTGTGCCTGTTCGTCGGCCCCGCACAGTCGTCGTCGCGCACCTTCCTCGCCCGCCTCACCCCACCCGGCCGCGAAGGCCAGCTGTTCGGGCTGTACGCCACCACCGGCCGCGCCGTCTCGTTCCTCGCCCCCACCCTGTTCGGGTTCTTCGCCTGGTGGTTCGGCGCCGACCGCGCCGGCATCGTCGGACTCCTCGTCGTCCTCGCCGGCGGCCTCGCCGCCCTGCTCGCGGTGCGCGCCCCCGATACCGAGCCTGCGGTCGGGCCGAATGTCACATCGGTTCAGTCGGACTGA
- a CDS encoding PadR family transcriptional regulator, whose protein sequence is MALEHAILVSLSEQNGSGYELARRFDRSIGFFWSATHQQIYRVLKRMDDAGWVVGETVAQDGRPDKTVYRASSAGRAELARWIAEPTEPGHLRNELAVKIRGASYGDPAALLAEVRRHRDDHAARLELYHRIEAHDFPASRRRTGRTLHQYLVLRGGIRVEEGFVAWCDEVLTALNPSDD, encoded by the coding sequence GTGGCCCTCGAACACGCGATCCTCGTGTCCCTGTCCGAACAGAACGGTTCGGGATACGAACTCGCGCGCCGGTTCGACCGGTCGATCGGGTTCTTCTGGAGCGCCACCCACCAGCAGATCTACCGCGTACTCAAGCGGATGGACGACGCCGGATGGGTCGTGGGCGAGACCGTGGCACAGGACGGCCGCCCCGACAAGACCGTGTACCGGGCATCGAGCGCCGGACGAGCCGAACTGGCCCGCTGGATCGCCGAACCCACCGAACCCGGACATCTGCGCAACGAGCTCGCCGTGAAGATCCGCGGCGCGTCGTACGGCGACCCGGCGGCCCTGCTCGCGGAGGTGCGCCGGCACCGCGACGATCACGCCGCCCGCCTCGAGCTGTACCACCGCATCGAGGCACACGACTTTCCCGCGTCCCGCCGACGCACCGGCCGCACCCTGCACCAGTACCTCGTCCTGCGCGGCGGCATCCGCGTCGAGGAGGGGTTCGTCGCATGGTGCGACGAGGTACTGACCGCCCTGAACCCTTCCGACGACTGA
- a CDS encoding NADPH-dependent 2,4-dienoyl-CoA reductase produces MTPSFPHLLSPLDVGPVTLRNRVVMGSMHTGLEDRARNTRRLAAFYAERARGGVGLIVTGGYAPNRTGWLLPFGAKLTNRFEARRHRAITAAVHDAGGRIALQILHAGRYSYQPLSVSASSIKAPINPFRPRRLTARGVRWQLRNFVRCATLAQSAGYDGVEIMGGEGYFINQFLCERTNRRRDEWGGTPEKRRRLAVEIVRRTRAAVGPDFLILFRLSMADLVEGGQTWDEIVALAQEIETAGANVINTDIGWHESRVPTIVTSVPRAAFVDVTEKLAKHVSIPVVASNRINMPEVAEEILERGAAQLISMARPMLADPDWVRKAEAGNSDEINTCIACNQACLDHAFANEHVSCLLNPRAGRETELTLLPTRRKKRVAVVGAGPAGLAAALNLAERGHAVTLFEARDDIGGQFAIARRIPGKEEFAETVRYYRRRLDRTGVDLRLGTRITAPELLDSRFAEVVVATGVTPRIPDIPGIDHPSVLSYADVVRDGAPVGRRVAVIGAGGIGVDVSEFLTHDHSPTLDLAAWKREWGVTDPEAAPGALTTPQPAPSPREVFLLQRSPGRIGAGLAKTTGWVHRATLKAKGVQEISGVTYDRVDDAGLHITVDGRSRLLAVDTVVVCAGQESVRDLVDELTVAGMPTHVIGGADVAAELDAKRAIEQGTRLAARI; encoded by the coding sequence ATGACCCCGTCGTTCCCGCACCTGCTGTCCCCGCTCGACGTCGGACCCGTGACGCTGCGCAACCGCGTCGTCATGGGCTCGATGCACACCGGGCTCGAGGACCGCGCGAGAAACACCCGCCGCCTGGCCGCGTTCTACGCCGAACGGGCCCGTGGCGGTGTCGGACTGATCGTCACCGGCGGCTACGCCCCCAACCGGACGGGGTGGCTGCTGCCGTTCGGCGCCAAACTCACCAACCGGTTCGAGGCGCGCCGGCACCGTGCGATCACGGCGGCCGTGCACGACGCGGGTGGGCGGATCGCCCTGCAGATCCTGCACGCGGGCCGCTACAGCTATCAGCCGCTGAGCGTGAGTGCGTCGTCGATCAAGGCGCCCATCAACCCGTTCCGGCCGCGGCGACTCACCGCGCGCGGCGTGCGATGGCAGCTCCGCAACTTCGTGCGCTGCGCGACGCTCGCACAGTCCGCGGGATACGACGGCGTCGAGATCATGGGTGGTGAAGGCTATTTCATCAACCAGTTCCTGTGCGAGCGCACCAACCGGCGTCGCGACGAGTGGGGTGGCACCCCCGAGAAGCGGCGCCGCCTCGCCGTCGAGATCGTCCGCCGCACCCGCGCCGCGGTGGGCCCGGATTTCCTGATCCTGTTCCGGCTGTCGATGGCCGATCTCGTCGAGGGCGGGCAGACCTGGGACGAGATCGTCGCGCTCGCACAGGAGATCGAAACCGCGGGCGCGAACGTGATCAACACCGACATCGGCTGGCACGAGTCCCGGGTGCCGACCATCGTCACGTCGGTGCCGCGGGCCGCGTTCGTCGACGTCACCGAGAAGCTCGCGAAGCACGTGAGCATCCCGGTGGTGGCGTCGAACCGGATCAACATGCCCGAGGTGGCCGAGGAGATTCTGGAACGCGGCGCCGCGCAACTGATCTCGATGGCCCGGCCGATGCTGGCCGACCCGGACTGGGTACGCAAGGCCGAGGCCGGCAACTCCGACGAGATCAACACGTGCATCGCGTGCAATCAGGCGTGCCTCGACCATGCGTTCGCGAACGAGCACGTGTCGTGCCTGCTCAATCCGCGGGCCGGACGCGAAACCGAGCTGACCCTGCTGCCGACACGCCGGAAGAAGCGGGTCGCGGTGGTCGGGGCCGGGCCGGCCGGACTGGCCGCGGCCCTGAACCTGGCCGAACGCGGGCACGCCGTCACCCTGTTCGAGGCCCGCGACGACATCGGCGGCCAGTTCGCGATCGCCCGCCGCATCCCCGGCAAGGAGGAGTTCGCCGAAACCGTCCGCTACTACCGGCGTCGCCTCGACCGCACCGGCGTGGACCTGCGTCTCGGAACCCGCATCACCGCACCGGAACTGCTCGATTCCCGGTTCGCCGAGGTGGTCGTCGCGACCGGCGTCACCCCACGGATCCCGGACATCCCCGGGATCGACCATCCGTCGGTGCTGTCGTACGCCGACGTGGTGCGCGACGGTGCCCCGGTCGGGCGTCGGGTCGCGGTGATCGGGGCGGGCGGGATCGGGGTCGACGTCAGCGAATTCCTCACCCACGACCACTCCCCCACGCTCGATCTCGCGGCGTGGAAACGGGAGTGGGGCGTCACCGACCCCGAGGCTGCACCGGGCGCACTCACCACGCCGCAGCCGGCCCCGTCCCCGCGGGAAGTGTTCCTGCTGCAACGCAGTCCCGGACGGATCGGCGCCGGACTCGCGAAAACCACCGGATGGGTGCACCGGGCGACCCTGAAAGCCAAAGGTGTCCAGGAGATTTCCGGGGTCACCTACGACCGTGTCGACGATGCGGGCCTGCACATCACCGTCGACGGCAGATCGCGTCTCCTCGCGGTGGACACCGTCGTGGTCTGCGCGGGGCAGGAATCGGTGCGCGACCTGGTCGACGAGCTGACGGTCGCGGGGATGCCCACCCACGTGATCGGCGGCGCCGACGTCGCCGCGGAACTCGATGCGAAACGGGCCATCGAGCAGGGCACCCGGCTGGCCGCCCGGATCTGA
- the cmrA gene encoding mycolate reductase (Catalyzes the final step in mycolic acid biosynthesis.), producing the protein MSLPYPRPDARAVVTGASSGIGEALAAELAARGHSLILVARRGDVMETTATELRSRYGVEVEVRAVDLSDRDGRAPLVAELAEREISILCNNAGIATFGPVAELDPGYERDQVELNAVAVHDLTLAVLPGMLERKSGAILMVGSAAGNMPIPNNATYAATKAFVNTFSESLRGELKGSGVHVTLLAPGPVRTEIPDPAEASIVDRLVPDFLWISSEYVAKVSLDALAENKMRIVPGILSKGMSMAGQYSPRAVIAPIVGTFYKKLGG; encoded by the coding sequence GTGAGCCTGCCGTATCCCCGCCCTGACGCCCGCGCCGTCGTGACCGGCGCCTCCTCCGGCATCGGGGAGGCCCTCGCCGCCGAACTGGCCGCGCGAGGGCATTCCCTGATCCTCGTCGCCCGCCGAGGCGACGTCATGGAGACCACTGCCACCGAACTGCGCAGCAGGTACGGCGTCGAGGTCGAGGTCCGCGCCGTGGACCTGTCCGACCGCGACGGCCGTGCCCCGCTGGTCGCGGAGCTGGCGGAGCGGGAGATCTCGATCCTGTGCAACAACGCCGGCATCGCGACGTTCGGTCCGGTCGCCGAGCTCGATCCGGGCTACGAGCGTGACCAGGTGGAGCTCAACGCGGTCGCCGTCCACGACCTGACCCTCGCGGTGCTGCCGGGGATGCTCGAACGCAAGTCCGGCGCGATCCTCATGGTCGGCTCGGCGGCCGGCAACATGCCGATCCCCAACAACGCCACCTACGCGGCGACGAAGGCATTCGTCAACACGTTCTCGGAATCGTTGCGCGGCGAGCTCAAGGGCAGCGGCGTGCACGTCACCCTCCTCGCCCCCGGCCCGGTCCGCACCGAGATCCCCGACCCCGCCGAGGCGTCGATCGTCGACAGGCTGGTCCCCGACTTCCTGTGGATTTCCAGCGAATACGTCGCGAAGGTGTCGCTCGACGCCCTCGCCGAGAACAAGATGCGGATCGTGCCCGGCATCCTCAGCAAGGGCATGTCGATGGCCGGCCAGTACAGTCCCCGCGCCGTCATCGCCCCCATCGTCGGCACGTTCTACAAGAAGCTCGGCGGCTGA
- a CDS encoding NDMA-dependent alcohol dehydrogenase, whose amino-acid sequence MKTRAAVITDAPGTYKVVDLELEGPRQNEITVEMVASGLCHSDDHIAKGDHGVGRYPICGGHEGAGIVVEVGPHTLGWEVGDHVVFSFLAGCGRCRWCAKGLQNLCDRGAAIMTGGRPDDPNSYRLSLDGAPVAQTCGLGTFSEYTTVSIDSAVKVDKDLPLDKLCLLGCGVGTGWGAAVNSAQVYPGHTVIVMGVGGIGINAVQGAAHAGAAHVIAVDPVEFKRTTALELGATHAVATMEEATDIARSFTNGQGADSAIVTVGVTTGEHVAQAFSSIRKAGTCVVTGLGKMEDVGLPISLLELTLYQKRLQGSLFGASAPSADIPWMIELYRSGKLDLDRLVTTTYSLDDIAQGFVDMHDGKNIRGVVLFD is encoded by the coding sequence GTGAAGACCCGCGCCGCCGTGATCACCGACGCCCCCGGCACCTACAAGGTCGTCGACCTCGAACTCGAGGGCCCCCGCCAGAACGAGATCACCGTCGAGATGGTCGCGTCCGGCCTGTGCCACTCCGACGATCACATCGCCAAGGGCGACCACGGCGTCGGCCGCTACCCCATCTGCGGTGGCCACGAGGGCGCCGGCATCGTCGTCGAGGTGGGCCCGCACACCCTCGGCTGGGAGGTCGGCGACCACGTCGTGTTCTCGTTCCTCGCCGGCTGCGGACGCTGCCGCTGGTGCGCCAAGGGCCTGCAGAACCTGTGCGACCGCGGCGCCGCCATCATGACCGGCGGACGCCCCGACGATCCGAACAGCTACCGCCTCTCCCTCGACGGCGCACCCGTCGCGCAGACCTGTGGACTCGGCACGTTCAGCGAGTACACCACCGTCAGCATCGATTCCGCGGTGAAGGTGGACAAGGACCTGCCGCTCGACAAGTTGTGTCTCCTGGGCTGCGGCGTCGGCACCGGCTGGGGCGCGGCGGTCAACTCCGCACAGGTGTATCCGGGCCACACCGTCATCGTCATGGGTGTCGGCGGCATCGGCATCAACGCCGTGCAGGGTGCCGCGCACGCCGGCGCGGCGCACGTCATCGCCGTCGACCCCGTCGAGTTCAAGCGCACCACCGCCCTCGAACTCGGCGCCACCCACGCGGTCGCCACGATGGAGGAGGCCACCGACATCGCCCGCTCGTTCACCAACGGGCAGGGCGCCGACTCGGCGATCGTCACCGTCGGCGTCACCACCGGTGAGCATGTCGCGCAGGCATTCTCCTCGATCCGCAAGGCAGGCACGTGTGTCGTGACCGGCCTCGGGAAGATGGAGGACGTGGGACTGCCGATCAGCCTGCTCGAGCTGACCCTGTACCAGAAGCGCCTCCAGGGCTCACTGTTCGGCGCATCCGCTCCGAGCGCCGACATCCCGTGGATGATCGAGCTGTACCGCAGCGGCAAGCTCGATCTCGACCGGCTCGTCACCACCACCTACTCGCTCGACGACATCGCCCAGGGGTTCGTCGACATGCACGACGGCAAGAACATCCGCGGCGTCGTCCTGTTCGACTGA
- the orn gene encoding oligoribonuclease: protein MQDKLVWIDCEMTGLQLGSDKLIEIAALVTDSDLNILGEGVDIVIHADDAALAAMPDVVTEMHARSGLTEEVRASTVTLAEAEQQVLAYIRQHVPVAGTVPLAGNSIATDRGFIARDMPELDAYLHYRMIDVSSIKELCRRWYPRIYFGQPEKGLAHRALADIRESIRELKYYRQTAFVADPGPSTNDIATVVKDLGPA from the coding sequence GTGCAGGACAAATTGGTATGGATCGATTGTGAAATGACGGGGCTGCAGCTCGGGTCGGACAAGCTCATCGAGATCGCCGCACTGGTGACCGACAGCGACCTGAACATCCTCGGTGAGGGCGTGGACATCGTCATCCACGCCGACGACGCCGCGCTCGCCGCGATGCCCGACGTCGTCACCGAGATGCACGCCCGCTCCGGGCTCACCGAGGAGGTGCGGGCGTCGACGGTGACCCTCGCCGAGGCCGAGCAGCAGGTGCTCGCCTACATCCGGCAGCACGTGCCCGTCGCCGGGACCGTGCCCCTGGCCGGTAACTCGATCGCCACCGACCGGGGCTTCATCGCCCGTGACATGCCCGAACTGGATGCGTACCTGCACTACCGGATGATCGACGTCAGCTCCATCAAGGAACTGTGCCGACGCTGGTACCCGCGCATCTACTTCGGCCAGCCGGAGAAGGGTCTCGCCCACCGGGCGCTCGCCGACATCAGGGAGTCGATCCGCGAACTGAAGTACTACCGGCAGACCGCGTTCGTCGCCGACCCCGGCCCCTCGACCAACGACATCGCCACCGTCGTGAAGGACCTGGGACCCGCCTGA
- a CDS encoding Ig-like domain-containing protein codes for MLVTGCTISTGAAGASTSGEPIDSNPLVALVQPKLTTSVADGAVGASPGDPVTVGVVDGRLTEVTLRNPEGKIVAGTMTPDGSTWTTTEPLGYNRTYTLAAEAHGLGGAVTTNTTFTTSAPGNLTKPYVMPWDGSVVGIGQPVAVQFDENIPDRKAAEAAIEITTNPPVDGAFYWLNNREVRWRPQNYWAPGTTVTVDVKAYGRNLGKELFGQEDVHSSFTIGDAVIIEVDDDTKQVTVDVSGRTVKTMPTSMGKNSTPTDNGVYIIGDRFDHMIMDSSTYGVPITSSDGYRTPVDWATRMSYSGIFFHSAPWSIAEQGNTNTSHGCLNLSPSNAKWIFDNTKRGDIVVVKNTVGGTLSGTDGLGDWNIPWETWSAGNA; via the coding sequence ATGCTCGTCACCGGCTGCACCATCTCCACGGGAGCGGCCGGAGCGTCCACGTCGGGGGAGCCGATCGACTCGAACCCGCTCGTCGCACTCGTCCAGCCCAAGCTGACGACGTCCGTCGCCGACGGCGCGGTGGGCGCGTCGCCGGGCGATCCGGTCACCGTCGGTGTCGTCGACGGCCGGCTGACGGAGGTGACCCTGCGCAACCCCGAGGGCAAGATCGTGGCCGGGACGATGACCCCCGACGGATCGACGTGGACCACCACCGAGCCGCTCGGCTACAACCGCACCTACACGCTGGCGGCCGAGGCACACGGACTCGGCGGTGCCGTCACCACCAACACGACGTTCACCACGAGCGCGCCCGGCAACCTCACCAAGCCGTACGTCATGCCGTGGGACGGCAGCGTCGTCGGCATCGGCCAGCCCGTCGCCGTCCAGTTCGACGAGAACATCCCCGACCGCAAGGCCGCCGAAGCCGCCATCGAGATCACCACGAACCCGCCCGTCGACGGAGCGTTCTACTGGCTCAACAACCGTGAGGTGCGCTGGCGGCCCCAGAACTACTGGGCGCCCGGCACCACCGTCACCGTCGACGTGAAGGCGTACGGCCGCAACCTCGGCAAGGAGCTGTTCGGGCAGGAGGACGTGCACTCGTCGTTCACGATCGGCGACGCCGTGATCATCGAGGTCGACGACGACACCAAGCAGGTGACCGTCGACGTGTCCGGCAGGACCGTCAAGACCATGCCCACCTCGATGGGCAAGAACTCGACGCCCACCGACAACGGCGTCTACATCATCGGCGACCGCTTCGACCACATGATCATGGACTCGTCCACCTACGGAGTGCCGATCACCTCGTCCGACGGCTACCGCACCCCCGTCGACTGGGCGACACGAATGTCGTACAGCGGCATCTTCTTCCACTCGGCACCGTGGTCGATCGCCGAGCAGGGCAACACCAACACCAGTCACGGATGCCTCAACCTGAGTCCGTCGAATGCCAAGTGGATCTTCGACAACACCAAGCGTGGCGACATCGTCGTCGTGAAGAACACCGTCGGCGGCACACTGTCCGGCACGGACGGTCTCGGCGACTGGAACATTCCGTGGGAGACCTGGAGCGCCGGGAACGCGTGA
- a CDS encoding DUF3618 domain-containing protein: MPRDTEAIERDIENARNQLAQTLDVLAVRTNPKRLVETTKQSVLVKLGDPKVKAALVGVGAVVGLVVLRKIFR, encoded by the coding sequence GTGCCCAGGGACACCGAGGCCATCGAGCGGGACATCGAGAACGCCCGCAACCAGCTCGCACAGACACTCGACGTGCTCGCTGTCCGCACCAACCCCAAGCGCCTGGTGGAGACCACCAAGCAGTCCGTCCTCGTCAAGCTGGGCGATCCGAAGGTGAAGGCCGCGCTCGTCGGTGTCGGCGCCGTCGTGGGACTCGTGGTGCTGCGCAAGATCTTCCGCTAG
- the bcp gene encoding thioredoxin-dependent thiol peroxidase — protein sequence MTDNRLAPGDIAPDFTLPDADGNEVSLADYRGRKVIVYFYPAASTPGCTKQACDFRDSLAELNEAGLDVVGISPDKPAKLAKFRDNEGLTFPLLSDPEKTTLTAWGAFGEKKLYGKVVQGVIRSTFLIDEDGKVEVAQYNVRATGHVAKLRRDLSV from the coding sequence GTGACCGACAACAGACTCGCCCCCGGCGACATCGCCCCCGACTTCACGCTGCCCGACGCCGACGGCAACGAGGTGTCGCTCGCCGACTACCGCGGCCGCAAGGTGATCGTGTACTTCTATCCGGCCGCGAGCACCCCCGGCTGCACCAAGCAGGCGTGCGACTTCCGCGACAGCCTCGCCGAGCTGAACGAGGCGGGGCTCGACGTCGTCGGCATCTCCCCCGACAAGCCGGCCAAGCTGGCGAAGTTCCGCGACAACGAGGGACTGACGTTCCCGCTGCTGTCGGATCCGGAGAAGACGACGCTCACCGCGTGGGGCGCGTTCGGTGAGAAGAAGCTGTACGGCAAGGTCGTCCAGGGGGTCATCCGGTCGACGTTCCTGATCGACGAGGACGGCAAGGTCGAGGTGGCGCAGTACAACGTGCGTGCCACCGGTCACGTCGCGAAGCTGCGCCGCGACCTGTCCGTCTGA
- a CDS encoding dipeptidase produces MVERVDEIRSRVRAQMPTARDELAQLVAFRSIADPRQAPPSENIGAAGWVADAFRGAGIPSVDLIETSDGSTAVVGHRPGPDGAPTVLLYSHYDVQPAGDEALWESPPFTLTERDGRWYGRGAADCKGNLVMHLLALRALTAGGEPLPVGIRIVSEGSEETGGGGLEHLVQERPDLFAADVVIIADTGNVAVGVPTLTTSLRGIANVVVHVETLAGELHSGMYGGSAPDALAALVQMLSTLRDLGGNTVVDGLDTAQVWDGVAYPEDRFRADAGVLDGVRLTGSDTVADAVWARPALTILGIDAPPVVGSAAAIAPRASARLNLRVPPGMDPHRAQDALVAHLEKAAPWGARVTVEREAVGEPFRARTSGPGYTALTAALTAAYGRGVAVAGQGGTIPLCTVLAVQFPDAEIVLMGVEEPRASIHAPNESVDPSEIENLAVAEALFLQGLA; encoded by the coding sequence ATGGTGGAACGGGTGGACGAGATCCGGTCGCGGGTGCGGGCGCAGATGCCCACGGCCCGCGACGAGCTGGCGCAGCTGGTGGCGTTCCGGTCCATCGCCGATCCGCGGCAGGCGCCGCCCTCGGAGAACATCGGGGCGGCCGGGTGGGTCGCCGACGCGTTCCGCGGCGCCGGGATCCCGTCCGTGGACCTGATCGAGACGTCCGACGGTTCGACTGCCGTCGTCGGGCACCGGCCCGGCCCCGACGGCGCACCCACCGTCCTGCTCTACAGCCACTACGACGTCCAGCCCGCCGGTGACGAGGCACTGTGGGAATCGCCGCCGTTCACCCTCACCGAACGCGACGGCCGCTGGTACGGCCGCGGCGCCGCCGACTGCAAGGGCAACCTCGTGATGCACCTGCTGGCGTTGCGGGCACTCACCGCGGGCGGCGAGCCGCTGCCGGTGGGCATCCGGATCGTGTCGGAGGGCTCCGAGGAAACCGGGGGCGGAGGCCTCGAACACCTCGTGCAGGAGCGGCCCGACCTGTTCGCCGCCGACGTCGTGATCATCGCGGACACCGGCAACGTCGCGGTCGGGGTGCCGACGCTCACCACCAGCCTGCGCGGTATCGCGAACGTCGTCGTACACGTGGAAACCCTGGCGGGCGAACTGCATTCGGGTATGTACGGCGGGTCGGCGCCCGACGCGCTGGCCGCACTCGTGCAGATGCTGTCGACCCTGCGCGACCTCGGCGGCAACACCGTCGTCGACGGCCTCGACACCGCTCAGGTGTGGGACGGCGTCGCATACCCGGAGGACCGGTTCCGGGCCGACGCCGGCGTCCTCGACGGGGTCCGGCTCACCGGATCGGACACGGTCGCCGACGCCGTCTGGGCGCGGCCCGCGTTGACGATTCTCGGTATCGACGCCCCGCCGGTCGTCGGATCGGCCGCGGCGATCGCGCCACGGGCATCGGCGCGGCTCAACCTGCGGGTGCCGCCCGGCATGGACCCGCACCGGGCGCAGGACGCGCTCGTCGCGCATCTCGAGAAGGCGGCACCGTGGGGTGCGCGTGTCACCGTCGAACGGGAGGCCGTGGGAGAACCGTTCCGGGCCCGCACGTCGGGGCCCGGCTACACGGCATTGACGGCGGCTCTGACGGCCGCGTACGGCAGGGGAGTGGCCGTGGCCGGGCAGGGCGGCACGATCCCGCTGTGCACGGTGCTCGCGGTGCAGTTCCCCGACGCCGAGATCGTGCTCATGGGCGTCGAGGAACCGCGGGCGTCGATCCACGCCCCGAACGAGAGCGTCGACCCGTCGGAGATCGAGAACCTGGCCGTCGCCGAGGCCCTGTTCCTGCAGGGCCTGGCCTGA